From one Pseudomonas sp. B21-048 genomic stretch:
- a CDS encoding LysR substrate-binding domain-containing protein: MRLTEHLKGIEVFVTTADAGSFTAAAAQLNLSTSAVSKGVARLEGRLGTRLFERTTRSLSLTDTGEAFYRTCARILAELEEAETVLAAERQEPAGRLRIDVPVTFGKLHVLPLLLNFTEHNPRLRLHASFTDRFVDIIEEGIDLAVRIGSVDQLSNLLAHQQIGQERLIFCGAPQYLRQHLSIQHGNELDQFDCIMYGRADGSISPWLFTGPDGQIERRTMNGRIIVGSGEAQVQAVKGGYGISQLATWMIRDELQRGDLVEIMPHLSTPGLPVHLIWPRSRQLLPKVDTMLRFLSRHLTPLFLDNN, encoded by the coding sequence ATGAGGCTCACCGAACATCTCAAAGGCATCGAAGTGTTCGTCACCACTGCGGACGCTGGCAGCTTCACTGCGGCAGCCGCACAGCTCAACCTGTCCACCTCGGCTGTCAGCAAGGGGGTGGCCCGCCTCGAAGGGCGCCTAGGCACACGGCTGTTTGAACGCACCACACGCAGTCTTTCCCTGACCGACACCGGCGAGGCGTTCTACCGCACCTGCGCACGCATTCTGGCCGAGCTGGAGGAGGCCGAGACAGTGCTGGCCGCCGAGCGCCAGGAGCCCGCTGGACGGCTGCGCATCGATGTACCAGTGACCTTCGGCAAACTGCATGTGCTGCCACTGCTACTGAACTTTACCGAACACAACCCGCGCCTACGCCTGCACGCCTCCTTCACCGACCGCTTCGTCGACATCATTGAGGAAGGTATCGACCTGGCAGTGCGCATCGGCAGCGTCGACCAGCTTTCGAACCTGCTGGCGCACCAACAGATCGGCCAGGAACGCCTGATCTTCTGCGGGGCCCCCCAATACCTGCGCCAGCATTTGAGCATCCAGCACGGCAATGAGCTGGACCAGTTCGACTGCATCATGTACGGCCGCGCCGACGGCAGCATCAGCCCGTGGTTGTTCACCGGGCCGGATGGCCAAATCGAACGACGCACCATGAACGGCCGAATCATCGTCGGCAGCGGTGAGGCTCAAGTGCAAGCGGTCAAGGGCGGCTACGGGATCTCCCAATTGGCGACGTGGATGATTCGCGACGAACTGCAACGGGGCGATCTGGTAGAGATCATGCCGCACCTGTCGACCCCAGGATTGCCGGTACACCTAATCTGGCCTCGTAGCCGACAATTGCTACCTAAGGTCGATACTATGCTGCGCTTCCTCTCCCGGCACTTGACGCCATTATTCCTGGATAACAACTAA